In Flavobacterium okayamense, a single window of DNA contains:
- a CDS encoding ATP-binding protein → MNSIGVIFILLVYLSILFFIAHWAEKKDNLKWTNNSYIYSLSLAVYCTAWTYYGSIGVAATSGLNYLSIYIGPIIIIPAWIIILRKIIRISRVNNVSSIADFISLRYGNSRFLGAIVTVICILSVIPYISLQLKAISETFHIVTKTNENSLIILDTTTYVAVALALFASYYGTRYVDASEKRKGVITAVALESLLKLIFFVIIGVFVTFFVFDGLGDIYDKAVVLENFEKKNTFGGFEQAINWIFLCMVSLFAIFLLPRQFHTSVVENNRERHIKTAIWLFPLYLLIFNFFVFPIAWGGNILFDGQKVNADMYSLLIPQHLNNKWLTLMVFLGGFSAAISMIVVSSISLSTMLSNNLLIPYTFLGKLKEEEQIVNNKRIVIIRKIGIFVLIILAYFIYRFFVLDFNLVSIGLVSFVIIAQLAPAFFGALFWRRGSRLGAIFGIIMGFLVCIYTLLIPYAFGNLDVKSDFITNGLFNIEILKPFAFLGLDYLNPVPHAFFWSMLFNTLTYFAVSVSFKGNYRERNYAEMYVDIDKYINNHENAFVWKGTAYKSDIEKILVKFLGVDRTIRALNIFNVKYNVDSNLELADARLVKFAENLLTGHIGTASAKILISSVVKEEKITLPEVLKILEESNENIILNKKLTETSNELKKITSELQNANSNLVKKDQQKDEFLDTVTHELRTPITAIRAASEILIDDDEVPEELRKQFLQNIISESDRLNRLINKILDLEKFETGKQKIQPEKHDLITTINHTIEPLQQLIKNKDITLFFEPNKSFYAFYDEDRIVQVLTNIIANAIKFCPENEGLIAISLKDKDNEVEITIMDNGKGINPKDFENIFDKFYQSTNQNIKKPIGSGLGLAICKQIVELHKGKIWAQNNEVKGASFMFTLPKNQN, encoded by the coding sequence ATGAATAGTATTGGGGTCATTTTTATTTTACTTGTCTATTTAAGTATCCTTTTTTTTATTGCACATTGGGCTGAAAAAAAAGATAATTTAAAATGGACAAATAATTCTTATATCTATTCATTATCATTAGCTGTTTATTGTACAGCATGGACGTATTATGGAAGTATAGGTGTTGCTGCTACTTCGGGACTTAATTATTTATCAATATATATTGGACCAATTATTATTATTCCAGCTTGGATAATAATTTTAAGAAAAATAATTAGGATTTCAAGAGTAAATAATGTTTCTAGTATAGCTGATTTCATTTCATTGCGCTATGGAAATAGCCGTTTTTTAGGAGCAATTGTAACGGTTATTTGTATCCTTTCTGTTATTCCATACATATCATTACAACTTAAAGCAATTTCAGAAACATTTCATATTGTTACAAAAACAAATGAAAATTCATTAATAATTTTAGATACTACGACATATGTTGCTGTTGCACTAGCATTATTTGCTTCTTATTATGGAACTCGCTATGTTGATGCATCAGAAAAAAGAAAAGGAGTTATTACTGCTGTTGCGCTTGAAAGTTTATTAAAACTTATCTTTTTTGTAATAATTGGAGTTTTTGTTACATTTTTTGTGTTTGATGGCTTAGGAGATATTTATGACAAAGCCGTTGTTTTAGAAAATTTTGAAAAGAAAAATACTTTTGGTGGCTTTGAACAAGCTATTAATTGGATTTTCTTATGTATGGTTTCCTTATTTGCAATTTTTCTATTACCTAGACAATTTCATACATCTGTAGTTGAAAATAATAGAGAACGACACATTAAAACTGCTATTTGGCTTTTTCCTTTGTATTTGTTGATTTTCAATTTTTTTGTTTTTCCAATTGCTTGGGGAGGGAATATTTTATTCGACGGGCAAAAAGTTAATGCAGATATGTATTCATTATTAATTCCTCAACATTTAAACAATAAATGGTTAACATTAATGGTGTTTCTGGGTGGGTTTTCTGCTGCTATATCGATGATTGTAGTTTCAAGTATTAGTTTATCCACTATGCTAAGTAATAACTTATTAATACCCTATACTTTTTTAGGAAAACTTAAAGAAGAAGAACAAATTGTTAATAACAAAAGAATTGTAATTATTAGAAAAATTGGAATTTTCGTTTTAATTATCCTTGCTTACTTTATTTATCGCTTTTTTGTCTTAGATTTTAATTTAGTTTCAATTGGATTAGTTTCATTTGTTATAATCGCACAATTAGCTCCTGCATTTTTCGGCGCTCTGTTTTGGAGAAGGGGTTCTCGTTTGGGAGCAATTTTCGGAATTATAATGGGCTTTTTAGTTTGTATATATACACTTTTGATACCCTATGCTTTTGGTAACTTAGATGTAAAAAGCGATTTTATAACAAATGGTTTGTTCAATATTGAAATATTAAAACCTTTTGCTTTTCTAGGATTAGATTATTTAAATCCAGTACCACATGCTTTTTTTTGGAGTATGTTATTTAATACATTAACCTATTTTGCTGTTTCTGTGAGTTTTAAAGGTAATTATAGAGAACGTAATTATGCTGAAATGTATGTTGATATTGATAAATACATAAACAATCATGAAAACGCATTTGTTTGGAAGGGTACTGCCTATAAAAGTGATATTGAAAAAATTCTTGTAAAATTTCTTGGAGTAGATCGAACAATTAGAGCTTTAAATATCTTTAATGTTAAATATAATGTAGATTCAAATCTAGAATTAGCAGATGCTCGTCTAGTTAAATTCGCAGAAAATTTACTAACAGGACATATTGGAACTGCTTCAGCTAAAATATTGATTTCAAGTGTTGTAAAAGAAGAAAAGATTACATTACCAGAAGTTTTAAAGATTTTAGAAGAATCAAATGAGAATATTATTCTTAATAAAAAACTAACAGAAACTTCGAATGAATTAAAAAAGATAACTTCAGAATTACAAAATGCTAATTCTAATTTAGTTAAAAAAGATCAACAGAAAGACGAGTTTTTAGATACGGTAACTCATGAGTTAAGAACACCAATTACAGCTATTAGAGCTGCAAGCGAAATCTTAATTGATGATGATGAAGTTCCTGAAGAACTAAGAAAGCAGTTTTTACAAAATATTATTTCTGAATCGGATAGACTTAATAGATTGATTAATAAGATTTTAGATTTGGAAAAATTTGAAACGGGAAAACAAAAGATTCAACCTGAAAAACATGATTTAATTACAACAATTAATCATACCATTGAACCTTTACAGCAATTAATTAAGAATAAAGATATTACATTATTTTTTGAGCCAAACAAATCATTTTATGCTTTTTATGATGAAGATAGAATTGTTCAAGTATTAACAAATATTATAGCTAATGCAATTAAATTTTGTCCTGAAAATGAAGGATTAATTGCCATATCTTTGAAAGATAAAGATAATGAAGTTGAGATCACAATTATGGATAACGGAAAAGGAATCAACCCAAAAGATTTTGAAAATATTTTCGACAAATTTTATCAATCAACAAATCAAAATATAAAAAAACCAATAGGAAGTGGTCTAGGATTAGCCATTTGCAAACAAATAGTAGAATTGCATAAAGGTAAAATTTGGGCCCAAAATAACGAAGTTAAAGGTGCAAGTTTTATGTTTACACTGCCAAAAAACCAAAACTAA
- a CDS encoding response regulator transcription factor — protein MKKILIVDDEPNIIMSLEYTFKKNNFEVFIARDGQEALDILQTEIPDIIILDVMMPNVDGYATLEEIKKDSKLKDCKVIFLSAKNKESDIQKGLDLGASAYLTKPFSIKKLTEKVNELL, from the coding sequence ATGAAGAAGATTTTAATTGTAGATGACGAACCAAATATAATAATGTCTTTAGAATATACTTTTAAAAAGAACAATTTTGAAGTATTTATTGCTAGAGATGGACAGGAAGCCTTAGATATCTTACAGACGGAAATTCCTGATATCATAATCCTAGATGTTATGATGCCAAATGTTGATGGGTATGCAACACTTGAAGAAATTAAAAAAGATTCAAAATTGAAAGATTGTAAAGTAATTTTTCTTTCTGCAAAAAATAAAGAATCTGACATACAAAAAGGTCTAGATTTAGGAGCTAGTGCATACCTAACTAAACCTTTTTCAATTAAAAAATTAACCGAAAAGGTTAATGAATTACTTTAA
- a CDS encoding acetate--CoA ligase, translated as MNYIDFYSESIKNPEEFWEKQMNKIEWYTKPTTILSKNDSDYPVWFKDGELNLCYLAVDKNVQDGYGEQTAIIYDSPVTQTIKKYTFNEVKEQVAKLAGGLLSLGLKEGDTCVIYMPMIPEAVFAMLACTRIGVTHSVVFGGFAPHELAIRIDDCKPKVIITASSGIEVDRLIAYKPLVDEALTQTEHKPKRVVVLNRKLGAKVPFKKYDVDYEALIFGSEEAGCVPVKSIHPSYLLYTSGTTGKPKGIVRDTGGYATALRFSMEYVYNAKPGEVFWAASDVGWVVGHSFIVYGPLINRNTTIVFEGKPIRTPDASTFWRVISEHKVATMFTAPTAIRAIKKEDPDGTFIKEYDLSCLKAQFLAGERCDAATLDWYNKHIPVPAIDHWWQTESGWPMISNLMGVEYLPVKPGSATKAVPGYDIKIVNENGEELGPNEEGYVVIKLPLPPGTLLDIWKDNARFKTGYLVKFPGYYFSGDGGYKDEDGYIFITGRVDDVINVSGHRLSTAEMEEIVASHDVVAECAVIGINDELKGQVPLAIAVTKAGKDIEKFQLEQEIVQLVREQIGAVASLKNVIIVQRLPKTRSGKILRKLLRQIIDGEEYVIPSTIDDENIISEIIEVLENYKIGVFK; from the coding sequence ATGAACTATATAGATTTTTACTCAGAAAGTATTAAAAACCCAGAAGAATTTTGGGAAAAACAAATGAACAAAATAGAGTGGTATACCAAGCCAACTACTATTTTATCAAAAAATGATTCAGATTATCCTGTTTGGTTTAAAGATGGAGAATTGAATTTATGTTATTTAGCAGTAGATAAAAACGTGCAAGATGGATATGGAGAACAAACAGCAATTATTTATGATTCACCAGTAACACAAACAATCAAAAAGTATACATTCAACGAAGTAAAGGAACAAGTTGCAAAATTAGCAGGAGGATTACTTTCTTTAGGACTAAAAGAAGGAGACACTTGTGTAATCTATATGCCAATGATTCCAGAAGCAGTTTTTGCAATGTTAGCATGTACAAGAATTGGAGTAACTCATTCTGTAGTTTTTGGAGGTTTTGCTCCACATGAATTAGCAATAAGAATTGACGATTGTAAACCAAAAGTTATTATTACTGCTTCATCAGGTATTGAAGTGGATAGATTAATAGCTTATAAGCCATTAGTAGATGAAGCATTAACTCAAACTGAACATAAACCAAAAAGAGTAGTTGTTTTAAATAGAAAATTAGGAGCTAAAGTGCCTTTTAAAAAGTACGATGTTGATTACGAAGCTTTAATTTTTGGTTCAGAAGAAGCAGGTTGCGTTCCAGTAAAATCAATACATCCATCATATTTATTATATACTTCTGGTACAACGGGGAAACCTAAAGGAATTGTTCGTGATACTGGTGGTTATGCTACTGCTTTACGTTTTTCAATGGAATATGTTTACAATGCAAAACCAGGAGAGGTTTTTTGGGCAGCTTCAGATGTTGGTTGGGTTGTTGGGCATAGTTTCATTGTTTATGGACCTTTAATTAATAGAAATACAACTATAGTTTTCGAAGGAAAACCAATTAGAACTCCAGATGCTTCTACTTTTTGGAGAGTTATTTCAGAACACAAGGTGGCAACCATGTTTACTGCTCCAACTGCAATTCGAGCAATAAAGAAAGAAGATCCTGACGGTACATTCATAAAAGAATACGATTTATCATGTTTAAAAGCCCAATTTTTAGCTGGAGAACGATGTGATGCTGCAACATTAGATTGGTATAACAAACATATTCCTGTGCCAGCAATTGATCATTGGTGGCAAACTGAATCGGGTTGGCCAATGATTTCAAATTTAATGGGTGTTGAATATTTACCAGTTAAGCCTGGATCGGCAACCAAAGCTGTTCCTGGATATGATATAAAAATTGTTAATGAAAATGGAGAAGAACTAGGACCAAACGAAGAAGGATATGTAGTGATAAAATTACCATTACCTCCAGGAACCTTATTAGATATTTGGAAAGACAATGCAAGATTTAAAACAGGATATCTAGTAAAATTTCCTGGATATTATTTCTCTGGTGATGGTGGTTATAAAGATGAAGATGGATACATTTTTATTACGGGTAGAGTAGATGATGTAATAAATGTTTCAGGGCATAGGTTATCTACTGCTGAAATGGAAGAGATTGTGGCTTCGCATGATGTAGTGGCTGAATGTGCTGTTATAGGTATTAATGATGAATTAAAAGGGCAAGTTCCTTTGGCAATAGCAGTTACAAAAGCAGGAAAGGATATTGAAAAATTTCAATTAGAACAAGAAATTGTACAACTAGTTAGAGAACAAATTGGAGCTGTTGCTAGTTTAAAAAATGTAATTATTGTACAAAGACTTCCTAAAACAAGATCAGGTAAAATTTTAAGAAAATTATTACGTCAAATAATAGACGGAGAAGAATATGTAATTCCTTCTACAATTGATGATGAAAACATAATTTCTGAGATAATAGAAGTTTTAGAAAACTATAAAATTGGAGTGTTTAAATAG
- the acs gene encoding acetate--CoA ligase — MSYYKIKDLENYFKMYKKSVREPRKFWDRIADENFTWYQKWDKVFDFDMEKAEFKWFLNAKVNITKNCIDRHLNKRGYKTAIIFEPNNPNEEAQHITYEELYKNVAKWSNVLEEQGVKKGDRVCIYLPMIPELAYATLACARIGAIHSVVFAGFSASALSARINDCEAKMVITSDGGYRGNKTIDLKSIVDESLEKCNTIETVLTVNRTNSSVTMKEGRDLWVQPLLDKAQDNHVAAIMDAEDPLFILYTSGSTGKPKGMLHTTAGYMVYTAYTFKNVFNYEENDVYWCTADIGWITGHSYILYGPLLNGATTVIFEGVPSYPDFSRFWEVIEKHKVNQFYTAPTAIRALAKESLDYVQKFPLSSLKVIGSVGEPINEEAWHWYNDHVGGKRCPLVDTWWQTETGGIMISPIPFVTPTKPTYASLPLPGIQPVLMDELRNEIEGNQVTGALCVKFPWPSMARTIWGDHQRYIDTYFKAFPGKYFTGDGALRDEVGYYRITGRVDDVIIVSGHNLGTAPIEDAINEHPAVAESAIVGFPHDIKGNALYGYVILKETGESRNQDNLRKEINQLISDQIGPIAKLDKIQFVSGLPKTRSGKIMRRILRKIAEGDFSNFGDISTLLNPEIVEEIKDGKL; from the coding sequence ATGAGTTACTATAAAATAAAAGATTTAGAAAACTATTTCAAAATGTATAAAAAGTCTGTACGTGAACCAAGAAAATTTTGGGATCGTATTGCAGACGAAAACTTCACATGGTATCAAAAATGGGATAAAGTTTTCGACTTTGACATGGAGAAAGCAGAGTTTAAATGGTTTCTAAATGCTAAAGTTAATATTACAAAAAACTGTATTGATCGTCATTTAAATAAAAGAGGTTATAAAACAGCAATTATTTTTGAACCTAACAATCCCAATGAAGAAGCACAACATATTACTTATGAAGAGCTATATAAAAATGTTGCAAAATGGTCTAATGTTTTAGAAGAACAAGGTGTAAAAAAAGGAGACAGAGTTTGTATTTATTTACCTATGATTCCTGAATTAGCTTATGCTACATTAGCATGTGCTAGAATTGGAGCAATACATTCTGTAGTTTTTGCTGGATTCTCTGCTAGTGCTTTATCAGCTAGAATAAATGATTGTGAAGCTAAAATGGTAATTACATCTGATGGTGGTTACAGAGGAAATAAAACTATTGATTTAAAAAGTATTGTTGATGAATCTTTAGAAAAATGTAATACTATTGAAACTGTGCTAACAGTTAATAGAACAAATAGTTCTGTTACTATGAAAGAAGGTAGAGACCTTTGGGTTCAACCTTTATTAGATAAGGCGCAAGACAATCACGTTGCAGCTATAATGGATGCAGAAGATCCGTTGTTTATTTTATATACTTCAGGTTCTACAGGTAAACCAAAAGGAATGCTTCATACTACCGCTGGTTATATGGTCTATACAGCCTATACCTTTAAAAATGTATTTAATTATGAAGAAAACGATGTGTATTGGTGTACGGCAGATATCGGTTGGATTACCGGACATTCTTATATATTGTATGGGCCACTTTTAAATGGTGCTACAACGGTAATTTTTGAAGGTGTTCCTTCTTATCCTGATTTTAGTCGTTTTTGGGAAGTAATTGAAAAACATAAAGTTAATCAATTTTACACAGCACCTACAGCAATTCGCGCATTAGCAAAAGAAAGTTTAGATTATGTTCAAAAATTCCCATTAAGTTCATTAAAAGTTATTGGATCTGTTGGTGAGCCAATTAATGAAGAAGCTTGGCATTGGTATAACGATCATGTAGGAGGAAAACGTTGTCCTCTTGTTGATACATGGTGGCAAACTGAAACTGGTGGAATTATGATTTCTCCAATTCCTTTTGTAACACCAACTAAACCCACATATGCTTCTTTACCATTACCTGGGATTCAACCTGTTTTAATGGATGAATTACGTAATGAAATTGAAGGAAATCAAGTTACAGGTGCTTTGTGCGTTAAATTTCCTTGGCCATCTATGGCGAGAACAATTTGGGGTGATCATCAAAGATATATTGACACTTATTTCAAAGCTTTTCCAGGTAAATATTTTACTGGTGACGGAGCTTTGCGCGATGAAGTAGGTTATTACAGAATTACAGGTAGAGTAGATGATGTGATTATCGTTTCTGGACATAATTTAGGCACCGCGCCAATTGAGGATGCAATTAACGAACATCCTGCTGTTGCAGAAAGCGCAATTGTTGGGTTTCCACACGATATTAAAGGAAATGCCTTGTATGGTTATGTTATTTTGAAAGAAACTGGTGAATCACGAAATCAAGATAATCTGAGAAAAGAAATTAATCAATTAATTTCTGATCAAATTGGACCAATAGCTAAATTAGATAAAATTCAGTTTGTAAGTGGGTTACCAAAAACACGTTCTGGTAAAATTATGAGACGTATTTTACGTAAAATTGCAGAAGGTGATTTTAGCAACTTTGGAGATATATCTACATTATTAAACCCTGAAATTGTAGAAGAAATTAAAGACGGAAAATTGTAA
- a CDS encoding zinc-dependent metalloprotease has translation MKKIFILFLGLTILFSVPIEAQSKKKKKQLEAAAKSKALKEKAEKEKTAKIKPYDKVITKEALSDKGLFTTHRVKDNYFFEIPNELLNKEMLLVSRIAKLPTGLGGGYINAGTSTNEQLIIWERFQDKILIKVKSYSSIANDSLPISISVKANNYEPTLYAFDIKAFSKDSSAIVIDVTKFYSSDIKAMSGLDSRIRTTNKVKSLDSSRSFINSVKSFPQNIEVIQDFTYTASNPSVLPDTETISIQMNQSMILLPEVPMKSRLFDRRVGWFNLSHYDYGSEALKSDKKTFIRRWRLEPNDVEAYKRGELVEPIKPIVYYLDPATPEKLKKYIKAGVEEWQKPFEAAGFKNAIICKDAPTKEEDPDFSPEDIRYSVIRYVASTTRNAMGPSVVDPRTGEIIESDIIWYHNHLRSYRNRYLLETGAANTDARTLDTSDDAMGEMMQMVIAHEVGHALGLPHNMGASCAYDVENYRKAPFTKEFGISASIMDYARFNYIAQPGDEGVRFIRQMGPYDYYAINWGYRYLADCNSKECEEKILDEWIRAKENDEMYRFGNQGSSFDPRSQTEDIGNNSIKASTYGLKNLKYVSEHLPEWTSDKTNSYEDLEELYGEMLGVWSRYIGHVVTHVGGVYEDYKNPDQGGVVYSSVPKSNQKEAINWLHNNAFQTPTWLVDKRILQNINYQGYIDKVSRIQARHLNSLLSADRLGRLFDSYLIDSKAYSSIEFLSDLRKGIWKEVYTLENSSTFRRGLQRAYLDRMNYLLNDDFKNFKDYMVSLSDLRAMIRGELITLKTRLIIAKNNAPNTTLKYHYLDCIDRIEKALEPNK, from the coding sequence ATGAAAAAAATATTTATTCTATTTTTAGGTTTAACAATTTTGTTTTCTGTACCTATTGAAGCACAATCTAAAAAGAAGAAAAAACAACTTGAAGCAGCTGCTAAATCTAAAGCTCTAAAAGAAAAGGCTGAAAAAGAAAAAACGGCTAAAATTAAACCTTATGATAAAGTTATAACTAAGGAAGCACTGTCAGATAAAGGATTATTTACAACTCATAGAGTAAAAGATAATTACTTTTTTGAAATTCCTAATGAATTACTAAACAAGGAAATGCTGTTAGTAAGTAGGATTGCAAAACTTCCAACAGGTTTAGGTGGAGGTTACATTAATGCAGGTACATCAACAAATGAACAACTAATTATTTGGGAGCGTTTTCAGGATAAAATTTTGATTAAAGTTAAGTCTTATAGTTCAATTGCTAATGATAGTTTACCCATTAGCATTTCTGTTAAAGCTAATAATTATGAACCAACACTTTATGCTTTTGATATTAAAGCATTTTCAAAAGATTCATCCGCAATAGTAATTGATGTAACAAAATTTTACAGTTCAGATATTAAAGCAATGAGCGGATTGGACAGTAGAATTCGAACCACTAATAAGGTGAAAAGTTTAGATAGTTCTAGGAGTTTTATTAACTCAGTAAAATCATTTCCTCAAAACATTGAAGTTATTCAAGATTTTACTTATACAGCTTCTAATCCAAGTGTTTTACCCGATACCGAAACTATAAGTATTCAAATGAATCAATCAATGATTTTATTGCCCGAAGTACCCATGAAATCTCGTTTATTTGATAGAAGGGTGGGGTGGTTCAATCTTAGTCATTATGATTACGGAAGTGAGGCTTTAAAATCTGACAAAAAAACCTTTATAAGAAGATGGCGTTTAGAACCAAATGATGTTGAAGCATACAAAAGAGGGGAATTAGTAGAGCCAATAAAACCTATTGTTTATTATTTAGATCCAGCGACTCCTGAAAAATTAAAGAAATACATTAAGGCAGGTGTAGAAGAGTGGCAAAAACCATTTGAAGCTGCTGGTTTTAAAAATGCAATTATTTGTAAAGATGCTCCAACTAAAGAAGAAGATCCTGATTTTAGTCCAGAGGATATTCGTTATTCAGTAATACGTTATGTAGCTAGTACGACTAGAAATGCAATGGGACCTAGTGTTGTTGATCCAAGAACCGGAGAGATTATTGAAAGTGATATTATTTGGTATCACAATCATTTACGTTCATATAGAAATAGATATTTATTAGAAACAGGCGCTGCTAATACCGATGCAAGAACATTAGATACAAGTGATGACGCAATGGGAGAGATGATGCAAATGGTAATTGCACATGAAGTAGGCCACGCATTGGGTTTACCACATAATATGGGGGCAAGTTGTGCTTATGATGTAGAGAATTACCGTAAAGCTCCTTTTACAAAAGAATTTGGAATTTCAGCAAGTATTATGGATTATGCCCGATTTAATTACATAGCTCAACCTGGTGATGAAGGTGTTCGTTTCATACGTCAAATGGGTCCGTATGATTATTATGCAATTAATTGGGGATATCGTTATTTAGCAGATTGCAACTCTAAGGAGTGCGAAGAAAAAATTCTAGATGAATGGATTAGAGCTAAAGAAAATGATGAAATGTATCGTTTTGGTAACCAAGGAAGTAGCTTTGATCCTCGTTCGCAAACTGAAGATATTGGGAATAACAGTATTAAAGCAAGTACATACGGATTAAAGAATTTAAAATATGTATCAGAACATTTACCAGAATGGACAAGTGATAAGACCAATAGCTATGAAGATTTAGAAGAGTTATATGGTGAAATGTTAGGTGTATGGAGTAGATATATAGGACATGTTGTTACTCATGTTGGGGGAGTTTACGAAGATTACAAAAATCCTGATCAAGGAGGTGTGGTATATAGTTCAGTGCCAAAAAGTAATCAAAAAGAGGCTATAAATTGGTTACATAATAATGCTTTTCAAACACCAACTTGGCTTGTAGATAAAAGGATTTTACAAAATATTAATTATCAAGGATATATTGATAAAGTAAGTAGAATTCAAGCACGTCATTTGAATAGTTTATTAAGCGCAGATCGTTTAGGGAGACTGTTTGACTCTTATTTAATAGATTCAAAAGCGTATTCATCAATTGAATTTTTAAGTGATTTAAGAAAAGGAATTTGGAAGGAGGTTTATACTCTTGAGAACAGTAGTACTTTTAGAAGAGGTTTACAACGCGCGTATCTTGATAGAATGAATTATCTTTTAAATGATGATTTTAAAAACTTTAAAGATTATATGGTTTCTCTTTCTGATTTAAGAGCAATGATTAGAGGAGAATTAATTACTTTGAAAACTAGACTAATTATAGCTAAAAATAATGCACCTAATACAACATTAAAATATCATTATTTAGATTGTATTGATAGAATTGAAAAAGCTTTAGAGCCAAATAAATAA
- a CDS encoding 3'-5' exonuclease, producing the protein MNWNWFKKIQKDAPQFWENYLASFSNSETIKNRYVVFDCETTGLNTKNDRILSIGAVSIVDNQIKVEDSFSMFLKQDIFKRESVPIHGILKEGIEEKYVEAEAIIRFLEFIKNATLVGHHASFDIEMVNQALKRLEVGKLKNQYMDTDIMYQKLKHYSSEEHTSLDELCDVFKIKKSDRHTASGDAFITALVFLKLKRKLEI; encoded by the coding sequence ATGAATTGGAATTGGTTTAAAAAAATACAAAAAGACGCTCCTCAATTTTGGGAAAATTACTTGGCTTCATTTTCAAATTCTGAAACCATTAAAAATCGTTATGTAGTATTTGATTGTGAAACGACTGGCTTAAATACAAAAAATGATAGAATTTTATCGATTGGAGCTGTTTCAATAGTAGATAACCAAATTAAAGTCGAGGATTCATTTTCGATGTTTTTAAAGCAAGATATTTTTAAGCGAGAATCTGTTCCTATTCATGGTATTCTAAAAGAAGGTATTGAAGAGAAATATGTTGAAGCAGAAGCTATAATTCGCTTTTTAGAATTTATTAAAAACGCTACGCTTGTAGGCCACCATGCGAGTTTTGATATTGAAATGGTTAATCAAGCATTAAAACGTTTAGAAGTTGGAAAGCTTAAAAATCAATATATGGATACAGATATTATGTATCAAAAATTAAAACATTATTCAAGTGAGGAACACACATCTTTGGATGAACTATGTGATGTTTTTAAAATTAAAAAATCAGATAGGCATACTGCAAGTGGTGATGCTTTTATAACGGCTTTGGTTTTTTTGAAATTAAAACGAAAATTAGAAATTTAA